From a region of the Salinispira pacifica genome:
- a CDS encoding GDSL-type esterase/lipase family protein has translation MMKHQYNGNRLLAAVFLIISWFSLMVSACTSTADALPQPPEGEVTQKPGLFHEEIQAFRETEVHRHPPENSIVFAGSSSFRLWEGLEDEYAEYGVINRGFGGSRMSDVLENYDELILHYSPRAVFVYEGDNDIYDGRTVNEVADDFTRFLVRTRRDLGDIPVIFVLPKPSGSRWEYRDAYRELAGAIISMAESDPHARVIDSWDEFLNEDGMVSDAYFQEDRLHMNEAGYDIWRELITPVLAEITSQF, from the coding sequence ATGATGAAACATCAATATAACGGTAACAGATTATTGGCCGCAGTTTTCCTGATTATCAGCTGGTTCAGTCTGATGGTGAGCGCATGTACCAGTACTGCAGATGCGCTTCCTCAGCCTCCCGAAGGCGAAGTGACACAGAAGCCCGGGCTTTTTCATGAAGAGATTCAGGCGTTTCGTGAAACTGAGGTTCACCGTCATCCACCGGAAAATTCAATTGTGTTTGCAGGCAGTTCATCGTTCCGGCTCTGGGAGGGGCTGGAAGATGAGTATGCAGAATATGGAGTGATCAACCGGGGTTTCGGCGGATCAAGAATGTCGGATGTTCTGGAAAACTATGATGAGCTGATACTCCACTACAGTCCCCGGGCCGTATTTGTGTACGAGGGGGACAACGATATCTATGACGGAAGAACCGTGAACGAGGTTGCGGATGATTTTACCCGATTCCTGGTTCGTACCCGCAGGGATCTGGGGGATATTCCGGTGATTTTTGTTCTTCCCAAACCCAGCGGAAGCCGTTGGGAGTACCGGGATGCATACAGGGAGCTGGCCGGGGCAATTATTTCCATGGCAGAAAGCGATCCGCATGCCCGTGTGATCGACAGCTGGGATGAATTTCTCAACGAAGACGGCATGGTCAGTGATGCCTATTTTCAAGAGGACCGGCTGCATATGAATGAGGCCGGATATGATATTTGGCGGGAGCTGATAACTCCGGTATTGGCAGA
- a CDS encoding acyl-CoA thioesterase, which produces MDDIRLSTLMDLEKIERGIFRGQSWDLGLPALFGGQVLGQALSAAYATVDGERFAHSLHTYFLLPGDAKTPVVYDVERVRDGKSFSTRRVEAIQNGKVIFYMTASFQTVEGELSHQHGKFPQAPDPETLEPDIRFYEKNYEHIPASLREALIYHKPIDTRTVHPGASDSASDTTDIQASRRIWIRAKDDLGDNLKLHQAVLAYASDYRFLTTALQPHSISMSDPRLKIATIDHAMWFHRPVNVNEWLLYVMESPSGGNSRGFVRGQIFSRDGDLLASTSQEGLMRLSG; this is translated from the coding sequence ATGGATGATATCAGGCTTTCAACACTCATGGATCTGGAAAAAATCGAGCGGGGTATTTTTCGGGGACAAAGCTGGGATCTCGGACTTCCCGCGCTGTTCGGGGGGCAGGTTCTCGGGCAGGCGCTTTCTGCGGCCTATGCAACGGTTGACGGCGAGCGGTTTGCCCATTCCCTTCACACATATTTTTTGCTGCCCGGTGATGCGAAAACCCCTGTGGTGTACGATGTGGAGAGGGTGCGGGATGGAAAGAGTTTTTCCACCCGTCGGGTCGAGGCAATTCAGAACGGGAAAGTAATTTTTTACATGACCGCTTCGTTTCAAACTGTGGAAGGAGAACTGTCTCACCAACATGGGAAGTTCCCCCAGGCACCGGATCCCGAAACCCTTGAACCGGATATCCGATTTTACGAGAAAAACTATGAACATATTCCCGCATCACTGCGTGAGGCATTGATATATCATAAGCCCATAGATACCAGGACGGTACATCCCGGTGCTTCTGACAGCGCATCTGACACTACTGACATTCAGGCCAGCAGGCGTATATGGATAAGGGCGAAAGATGACCTGGGAGATAACCTCAAGCTTCACCAGGCAGTGCTGGCCTACGCTTCGGATTACCGCTTTCTTACAACTGCCCTGCAGCCCCACAGTATTTCCATGTCCGATCCCCGTCTGAAAATCGCCACCATCGATCATGCCATGTGGTTCCACCGACCGGTGAATGTGAATGAATGGCTTCTGTATGTAATGGAAAGTCCTTCAGGCGGCAATTCCAGAGGCTTCGTCCGGGGACAGATTTTTTCCCGGGACGGAGATTTGCTTGCTTCCACCAGCCAGGAGGGGCTCATGAGGCTTTCGGGCTGA
- a CDS encoding DUF1801 domain-containing protein, with the protein MTSNANSVEEYLAELPEERRDVVKNILDTWTANMPDGFEVGIHYGMIAVVVPLSMYPPGYHCKKDEPLPFFSLGSQKNSVNLYHSGIYSKPELEEWFRNEWPKHMSTKLDMGKSCIRLKNMKKIPYELIAELAQKMGPQEWVSIYEKGREEN; encoded by the coding sequence ATGACATCCAATGCCAACAGTGTAGAAGAATATCTGGCAGAACTTCCGGAAGAGCGCCGGGATGTGGTGAAGAACATCCTTGATACCTGGACGGCGAACATGCCCGACGGCTTTGAGGTGGGGATCCATTACGGAATGATTGCTGTGGTTGTTCCGTTGAGCATGTATCCTCCGGGGTATCACTGCAAAAAGGATGAACCGCTCCCCTTCTTTTCCCTGGGATCTCAGAAAAATTCCGTGAACCTGTATCATTCAGGGATCTACAGCAAACCTGAACTGGAAGAATGGTTCAGAAATGAGTGGCCCAAACACATGAGTACCAAGCTGGATATGGGTAAAAGCTGTATCAGACTGAAAAACATGAAAAAGATCCCATATGAACTCATCGCGGAGCTGGCCCAAAAAATGGGACCGCAGGAGTGGGTATCAATTTATGAAAAAGGCCGTGAAGAGAACTGA
- a CDS encoding helix-turn-helix transcriptional regulator, translating to MPGYVQKFRIEDRTVLIIPMDTDVRSPAAGFHTRFTDIERQLVACLSKGLHDREIARNRRTSVSTIQNQLHALYKKADVSGREELLAKILSQHKNTREQKP from the coding sequence ATGCCAGGGTATGTTCAGAAATTCAGAATCGAAGACCGGACGGTATTAATCATTCCCATGGACACTGATGTCCGGAGTCCGGCTGCCGGTTTCCACACCCGATTTACCGACATCGAGCGCCAGCTTGTGGCCTGCCTCAGTAAAGGTTTACATGATCGGGAGATCGCACGGAATCGAAGAACCTCGGTAAGCACCATACAGAACCAATTGCACGCACTCTATAAAAAGGCCGATGTGTCGGGCCGTGAAGAGCTTCTGGCAAAGATTCTTTCACAACACAAAAATACCCGGGAGCAGAAGCCGTGA
- a CDS encoding response regulator transcription factor, translating to MSRSPFALMDSIYRLDLNQEQWTTNLASEIQRQLGLGPGLLKYDFALHERRIRVGSVAAFGDIDEYRKLTIPFHREVSPEIYWPVFRKGTHCSTSRTMLAADDVSEQNQEILDLTLQHLGYSDIWALCAVEPDFSGSVFAVPVLPGEKNRYPVEDEDWTKIAVHIAAATRLRRHFPHMDFSNHETYSKRDMIMSSVGSNADPGADSRQADLGEEMYEALVRTVQTVSKHRKLKTSSQLMDVWPGLVQGRWSLIPVEGNRGERYMAAVENPPRIAKDHRLTTRENQVVQYAAQGQSNKQIAYTLGLSVSSVGTYLSQALKKLGISRTDLIVFIKKLLENHRM from the coding sequence GTGAGCCGTTCTCCGTTCGCTCTCATGGACAGCATCTACCGCCTGGACCTCAATCAGGAACAGTGGACAACAAATCTCGCATCAGAAATACAGAGACAGCTAGGTCTGGGCCCGGGCCTGCTGAAATATGACTTCGCCCTTCATGAGCGTCGCATTCGTGTGGGCAGCGTGGCTGCTTTCGGAGATATAGATGAATACAGAAAATTGACTATCCCCTTTCACCGTGAGGTCTCTCCGGAAATATACTGGCCGGTATTCCGGAAAGGCACCCACTGCAGCACATCCAGGACGATGCTTGCCGCAGATGATGTATCGGAACAAAATCAGGAAATCTTGGATCTGACGCTTCAACACCTTGGATACTCGGATATTTGGGCCCTGTGCGCAGTGGAGCCGGATTTTTCAGGATCCGTTTTTGCCGTTCCCGTTCTGCCGGGTGAGAAAAATCGCTATCCCGTAGAGGATGAAGATTGGACCAAAATTGCAGTACATATCGCCGCTGCAACCCGGCTGCGGCGGCACTTTCCACACATGGATTTTTCGAATCATGAGACATATTCAAAAAGGGATATGATAATGTCTTCCGTGGGGTCCAACGCAGATCCCGGGGCCGATTCCCGGCAGGCTGATCTCGGAGAAGAGATGTACGAAGCGTTGGTACGAACAGTACAAACCGTTTCAAAACACCGAAAACTCAAGACTTCCAGCCAACTGATGGATGTCTGGCCGGGACTGGTCCAGGGCAGATGGAGCCTCATTCCCGTGGAAGGAAACCGGGGCGAACGCTACATGGCAGCCGTCGAAAACCCTCCCAGGATCGCAAAGGACCATCGCCTTACAACCCGGGAAAACCAGGTGGTCCAGTACGCAGCCCAGGGACAGAGCAACAAGCAAATTGCCTATACCCTTGGTCTCTCGGTCAGTTCTGTGGGCACATATCTTTCACAGGCATTGAAAAAGCTGGGTATTTCCCGGACCGATCTGATAGTATTCATCAAGAAATTGCTTGAGAACCACAGGATGTGA
- a CDS encoding YwbE family protein — protein sequence MDGKYRSNIYPGAKVSIVLKEDQRSGKLTEGVVRDILTKSPRHPHGIKVRLEDGQVGRVKEIHS from the coding sequence ATGGACGGAAAATACAGGTCAAACATTTATCCCGGAGCCAAAGTCTCAATTGTATTAAAGGAAGATCAGCGAAGCGGAAAACTCACGGAAGGTGTGGTTCGGGACATTCTCACCAAGTCCCCCCGCCACCCCCACGGCATCAAGGTGCGACTTGAAGACGGGCAGGTGGGAAGAGTCAAAGAAATTCATAGCTGA
- a CDS encoding Nramp family divalent metal transporter gives MQYLVRNRAPEEPRGRKRISWYGPGLLWMLSAVGTGSVLFTPRVGSAYGFQLLWILLLVVFFMWIMIKEVARYPIVTGKSILEGLQRLPGPGNWAVWVIFIPQLFAAAVGIAGLSAIIGSALQSFLPGSGSLYGIAFVIFSSIITVSGSYNALERISQVMAIALMLMAVVSAAVVFPALPKVLPNIVPSVPEDPDIYIILPWVGTILAGSMGILWFSYWTASKGFGGGLSDQVSPGPPDPNRKLRNRDKTYRIRAWVNLASKTAALAVLAGLLVIFSFLVLGAELLGPAGILPQGKDVALDLSRLFSEIWGDAGKVLIIASLVVALGGSILANQDGWGRSFADISMLLSKSSADELPASPKLVKILEQKSSRAIWNRNVLKRWYIGLITGVVPVVILLIFKDPVAIMSASGIIAAVHTPFIVFTAFAAIRIQLPLEHRPGWFSSVSMILAGMFFLVFAAVYIFSGAA, from the coding sequence ATGCAGTATCTTGTGAGAAACAGAGCACCTGAAGAACCCCGGGGAAGAAAGCGGATTTCCTGGTACGGACCGGGACTTCTCTGGATGCTCTCTGCCGTGGGTACCGGATCGGTTCTGTTTACTCCCCGGGTGGGTTCCGCATATGGCTTCCAGCTGTTGTGGATACTCCTTCTGGTGGTTTTCTTCATGTGGATCATGATCAAGGAAGTGGCCAGGTATCCCATCGTAACCGGAAAAAGCATTCTCGAGGGGCTTCAGCGCTTGCCGGGACCGGGTAACTGGGCGGTGTGGGTAATTTTCATACCCCAGCTTTTTGCTGCTGCCGTGGGTATTGCGGGACTATCGGCGATTATCGGAAGCGCGCTTCAGAGTTTTCTGCCCGGAAGCGGAAGTCTTTACGGAATTGCCTTCGTAATATTCAGCAGCATTATTACGGTCAGCGGAAGCTACAATGCATTGGAGCGGATCAGCCAGGTGATGGCCATAGCATTGATGCTCATGGCGGTGGTTTCCGCGGCAGTTGTGTTTCCCGCCCTGCCTAAAGTTTTACCCAATATTGTGCCGTCTGTCCCCGAAGACCCCGACATCTATATAATTCTTCCCTGGGTGGGAACCATTCTGGCTGGTTCCATGGGCATTCTCTGGTTCAGCTACTGGACAGCTTCCAAGGGGTTCGGCGGCGGTCTGAGTGATCAGGTAAGCCCGGGTCCTCCGGATCCAAACAGAAAGCTCCGGAACAGAGATAAAACATATCGCATCCGGGCATGGGTAAACCTTGCTTCCAAAACCGCCGCTCTGGCGGTTCTTGCCGGGCTTCTGGTGATCTTTTCCTTTCTTGTTCTGGGTGCGGAGCTTCTTGGTCCCGCAGGGATTCTTCCCCAGGGAAAGGATGTGGCGCTGGACCTGAGCCGGCTGTTTTCTGAAATCTGGGGGGATGCGGGTAAAGTTCTCATTATTGCATCCCTGGTTGTGGCTCTCGGGGGAAGCATTCTCGCAAATCAGGATGGATGGGGGCGGAGTTTTGCGGATATCAGCATGCTGCTCTCCAAATCTTCTGCGGATGAGCTTCCTGCCAGCCCCAAATTGGTGAAAATCCTGGAGCAGAAGAGCAGCAGGGCGATCTGGAACAGAAATGTGCTGAAGCGCTGGTATATCGGGCTGATCACCGGGGTTGTGCCTGTGGTGATACTTTTGATATTCAAGGATCCGGTGGCAATAATGTCTGCCTCAGGAATAATCGCTGCAGTTCATACTCCCTTCATTGTGTTTACTGCATTCGCAGCTATCAGAATACAGCTGCCCCTGGAACACCGACCGGGCTGGTTCAGTTCCGTTTCCATGATTCTTGCGGGGATGTTCTTTCTCGTGTTTGCGGCGGTGTATATCTTTTCCGGTGCGGCATGA
- a CDS encoding solute carrier family 23 protein, whose translation MSKDFLDVGEKPAIGRWIPLSFQHVFAMFGATVLVPLLTGLSPSTALFTSGTGTLLYILLTGAKVPAYLGSSFAFIPPLIAISGAYGVAYAMGGAFAVGIFYLLIGQIIRVAGTHWLDRLLPPVVIGAVIIVIGLKLAPTAMDMSLYRTAADGSQLYSLSNLAIAAVTMAIVIVSSVVLKGFFTVIPILIGIVGGYLFTLVMGSFLPSFNIIDFQAIRDASWFGLPALVMPKFSFVPVVTFLLVSLATVAEHLGDTLVLSKVAGKDFYRDPGLHRTLSGDGLATALASLFGGPPNTTYGENIGVMAMTRVYSVWVIGGAAVFAVILSFIQKFGAIISTIPTPVMGGVSTILFGIIASAGIRTVVESGVDYSCKKNLTITSVILVLGIGGGKIFFPMAEGLNFELSGLALATLVGIILNLILPKTLNVGANEETAEEMIEEDLHKHPRT comes from the coding sequence ATGTCAAAAGATTTTCTTGATGTCGGCGAGAAGCCAGCCATCGGCCGATGGATACCACTGAGCTTTCAGCACGTGTTCGCCATGTTCGGCGCAACTGTCCTTGTACCCCTTCTTACCGGACTGTCACCCTCAACCGCCCTGTTCACTTCAGGAACAGGTACGCTGCTCTACATCCTGCTTACCGGCGCAAAGGTTCCGGCATACCTGGGATCCTCGTTTGCATTCATCCCGCCTCTCATCGCAATCAGCGGTGCATACGGAGTTGCGTACGCCATGGGCGGCGCATTCGCCGTGGGCATCTTCTATCTGCTGATCGGACAGATCATCCGGGTTGCAGGTACGCACTGGCTGGACAGACTTCTGCCCCCGGTGGTAATTGGTGCAGTCATCATCGTTATCGGCCTGAAGCTTGCGCCTACTGCAATGGACATGTCGCTGTACCGCACTGCCGCTGACGGTTCGCAACTGTATTCCCTGAGCAATCTTGCAATTGCGGCGGTGACCATGGCAATTGTGATCGTTTCCTCGGTTGTCCTGAAAGGATTCTTCACGGTAATTCCCATCCTCATCGGGATTGTGGGCGGATACCTATTCACCCTGGTTATGGGTTCGTTTCTGCCCTCCTTCAACATCATTGATTTTCAGGCAATCAGAGATGCGTCATGGTTCGGACTGCCCGCACTGGTAATGCCGAAATTTTCCTTTGTACCGGTGGTCACATTTTTACTGGTGTCTCTTGCCACAGTTGCGGAACATCTGGGAGATACCCTTGTTCTCAGCAAGGTCGCCGGAAAGGACTTTTACCGGGATCCCGGTTTACACAGGACGCTCAGCGGCGACGGGCTTGCTACAGCCCTGGCATCCCTGTTCGGCGGTCCGCCCAACACGACATACGGGGAAAATATCGGGGTAATGGCCATGACACGGGTGTACTCGGTCTGGGTGATCGGCGGGGCGGCAGTGTTTGCCGTAATTCTGTCGTTTATACAGAAGTTCGGCGCAATCATCTCCACCATTCCCACTCCGGTAATGGGAGGGGTCTCAACCATCCTGTTTGGTATTATCGCATCCGCAGGTATCAGGACCGTGGTGGAAAGCGGTGTGGATTACAGCTGCAAGAAAAACCTGACCATCACATCGGTAATTCTCGTGCTGGGAATCGGCGGCGGAAAAATCTTCTTCCCCATGGCTGAGGGCCTGAATTTCGAGCTCAGCGGTTTGGCTCTGGCCACTTTGGTGGGAATTATCCTCAATCTGATACTCCCCAAAACACTCAACGTCGGAGCAAACGAGGAAACAGCCGAAGAGATGATCGAAGAGGATCTTCATAAGCATCCCCGGACCTGA
- a CDS encoding NAD(P)-dependent alcohol dehydrogenase, with protein MKAVIWTGYGGPQVLVPSEIETPVPRENEILLKIHSASVTAGDCEMRRLELPLGLSLPVRLYAGWRKPRRIKIPGQEFSGEVVKTGSPVSKFSVGDMLCGTTGFRFGAYAEYICVSESPDEMSGVMAGKPENLSMVEASALPTAGMEALHYLKESKLEKGHKLLIIGAGGSIGSFALQAARHMGIRVTAVDSGDKLQMLSDLGAERVIDYASDESPGSTGEFDSAIDMVGGRGVLKRLGYVRPGGSYFLAFAYIRHLLLAPFIRLLLGKKLNITSSSQSQEELQRLIHFTGTACISPVIHKCFPLSEAAEAHRFAESGVKQGNIVLTAQN; from the coding sequence ATGAAGGCTGTCATCTGGACCGGCTATGGCGGGCCCCAGGTCCTGGTCCCGTCGGAAATTGAAACACCGGTACCCCGGGAGAACGAAATACTGCTTAAGATTCACTCAGCTTCAGTGACTGCAGGGGATTGTGAAATGCGAAGACTGGAACTGCCGCTGGGACTATCTTTGCCGGTTCGGCTCTATGCAGGCTGGAGAAAACCCCGGCGCATAAAGATTCCTGGGCAGGAATTTTCCGGGGAAGTGGTGAAAACCGGATCTCCTGTCTCGAAGTTCAGTGTTGGGGATATGCTGTGCGGAACAACGGGGTTCAGGTTCGGTGCATATGCCGAGTATATCTGCGTATCTGAATCACCTGATGAAATGTCGGGAGTGATGGCGGGTAAACCTGAAAACCTGAGCATGGTAGAAGCCTCCGCATTGCCCACCGCCGGCATGGAAGCCCTTCACTATCTGAAGGAATCAAAGCTGGAAAAGGGTCATAAGCTGCTGATCATCGGCGCAGGGGGCAGCATCGGGAGCTTCGCACTCCAGGCTGCCCGCCACATGGGGATCCGTGTTACTGCAGTGGACTCGGGGGACAAGCTTCAGATGCTGTCCGATCTGGGGGCAGAACGGGTGATTGATTATGCTTCGGACGAATCTCCGGGTTCGACGGGTGAGTTTGATTCTGCAATCGACATGGTGGGCGGCCGGGGCGTACTGAAAAGGCTGGGGTATGTAAGACCGGGAGGCAGTTACTTTCTCGCATTTGCGTACATCAGACATCTGCTCCTTGCACCGTTTATCAGGCTTCTACTGGGAAAGAAGCTGAACATTACCTCATCGTCCCAGTCGCAGGAAGAGCTGCAGAGACTTATCCATTTTACCGGGACGGCCTGCATTTCACCGGTGATCCACAAGTGCTTTCCCCTCTCTGAGGCTGCGGAGGCTCATAGGTTTGCAGAATCGGGTGTAAAACAAGGCAATATTGTATTGACCGCACAAAATTGA
- a CDS encoding GyrI-like domain-containing protein, with product MSVQALHPGPYSQEASTIAAMHHFAEQQGYTLHGRHREIYLSDPRRTSPEKLKTMIRLPLKRN from the coding sequence ATATCTGTACAGGCTCTCCATCCGGGACCATATTCCCAGGAGGCTTCAACAATAGCCGCAATGCATCATTTTGCAGAACAACAAGGCTATACCCTCCATGGAAGGCACAGGGAAATATACCTCAGTGATCCCAGGCGTACATCTCCTGAAAAGCTGAAAACAATGATCCGGCTGCCTCTAAAAAGAAACTGA
- a CDS encoding homocysteine S-methyltransferase family protein: MITLIDGGMGRALHERGVSLDAPLWSARAFLGDPDLIKQAHLDYIQAGATVITTNSYALTDYYLGRAGLLGRKQQMLEQAYQIADQARTESGLNNIRIAGSIPPLNESYRPDLVQPDQLEREYPLLIQAAASNGADLLLAETLSSITEAESVLTHAHPVEIPLWVSFTVSADGTLRSGESIRDAARLCINCGADAVLLNCSTPAAITKAMKELAGELRDTDLKFGGYANRFREVSSEFTLEGGLNELNTGLSCASYTDTVSAWIDLGATIVGGCCGMGPDYIRTISNNFIES, encoded by the coding sequence ATGATCACATTAATCGACGGAGGGATGGGACGCGCACTTCATGAAAGGGGAGTTTCGCTGGATGCTCCGTTATGGTCGGCCAGGGCATTTCTTGGAGATCCGGATCTGATAAAACAGGCGCATCTGGATTATATCCAGGCCGGAGCAACGGTTATTACCACCAACAGCTATGCACTGACCGATTACTATCTGGGCCGGGCGGGGTTGCTGGGCAGAAAACAGCAGATGCTGGAGCAGGCCTACCAAATTGCAGATCAGGCAAGAACTGAATCCGGCCTCAACAATATCCGGATAGCAGGCAGCATTCCCCCTCTTAACGAATCCTACCGGCCGGATCTGGTACAGCCGGACCAACTGGAGCGGGAATATCCTCTTTTAATACAGGCTGCGGCTAGCAACGGAGCAGATTTGCTCCTTGCGGAAACTCTATCCAGCATAACCGAAGCGGAATCCGTTCTCACACACGCACACCCTGTGGAAATTCCGCTGTGGGTAAGTTTTACCGTTTCCGCAGACGGGACCCTGCGAAGCGGGGAATCCATACGCGATGCCGCCCGGCTGTGCATTAATTGCGGGGCAGATGCAGTGCTTCTCAACTGCTCAACACCGGCAGCCATAACCAAAGCAATGAAAGAACTCGCCGGTGAACTGCGGGACACAGACCTGAAATTCGGGGGCTATGCCAACAGATTCCGGGAGGTTTCCAGCGAATTTACCCTGGAAGGCGGGTTGAATGAACTGAACACCGGCCTGAGCTGTGCTTCCTATACCGATACCGTCTCGGCATGGATTGATTTGGGCGCAACAATCGTGGGAGGCTGCTGCGGTATGGGACCCGATTATATCCGGACCATTTCGAACAATTTCATCGAATCCTGA
- the arsB gene encoding ACR3 family arsenite efflux transporter, translated as MSESTSGISFFEKYLSVWVFLCIVAGVSIGIFIPAIPQTLSKFEYANVSIPIAILIWLMIYPMMMKVDFSTIGSHLRVPKGLTITLITNWLIKPFSMFAIALLFFKLIFSSLLTDAQASQYIAGAVLLGAAPCTAMVFVWSHLTKGNPSFTVLQVAVNDLVILVAFAPIVALLLGIGDISVPMDTLLLSVLLFVVIPLTLGAATRNLVIRKRGKEHFENNFLPRFNGVTTAGLLLTLIIIFSFQGSTIVENPGNIVLIAIPLIIQTGFIFAFAYLWAYLWRTSHEIAAPAALIGASNFFELAVAVAIAVFGLESGATLVAVVGVLVEVPVMLFLVKVANRTKKQFSLRAQ; from the coding sequence ATGTCTGAATCAACAAGCGGAATTTCCTTCTTCGAAAAATACCTGAGCGTCTGGGTGTTTCTCTGCATAGTTGCAGGGGTGAGCATCGGGATATTTATTCCGGCAATTCCCCAAACCCTCAGCAAATTCGAGTATGCCAATGTTTCCATCCCCATCGCAATTCTCATATGGCTGATGATTTACCCCATGATGATGAAAGTGGATTTCTCCACCATCGGCAGCCACCTCAGAGTTCCGAAAGGGTTAACCATTACTCTGATCACCAACTGGCTCATCAAACCGTTCAGCATGTTCGCCATAGCACTGCTGTTCTTCAAGCTGATATTTTCCAGTCTGCTCACCGATGCCCAGGCGAGTCAGTATATTGCCGGAGCGGTGCTCCTGGGTGCAGCCCCATGTACTGCCATGGTATTCGTCTGGAGCCACCTCACAAAAGGGAACCCGTCCTTTACCGTCCTGCAGGTGGCAGTGAACGACCTGGTGATCCTTGTTGCCTTTGCTCCCATTGTGGCCCTTCTCCTGGGAATCGGAGACATTTCCGTCCCCATGGATACCCTTCTCCTCTCGGTGCTCCTGTTCGTGGTAATCCCCCTCACCCTGGGAGCCGCAACCCGGAATCTGGTGATTCGGAAACGGGGAAAAGAGCATTTTGAGAACAACTTCCTTCCCAGATTCAACGGAGTGACAACCGCAGGCCTTCTGCTGACCTTAATCATTATTTTCTCGTTCCAGGGAAGCACTATAGTTGAGAACCCGGGCAATATTGTTCTCATTGCAATTCCCCTGATTATTCAGACGGGCTTCATCTTTGCCTTCGCCTATCTCTGGGCGTATCTTTGGCGTACCAGCCATGAAATTGCCGCTCCTGCCGCCCTCATCGGCGCAAGCAACTTCTTTGAACTGGCGGTAGCAGTTGCCATTGCGGTTTTCGGACTCGAATCCGGCGCAACTCTGGTGGCAGTGGTTGGCGTACTTGTTGAAGTCCCGGTAATGTTATTTCTGGTAAAAGTTGCCAACAGAACCAAAAAACAATTCAGCCTCAGGGCACAATAA
- a CDS encoding arsenate reductase ArsC, translating to MKKSILIVCIHNSARSQMAEEFFRKFAGDIFEVESAGIEPGKLNPMVVKALKDEDIHIDGKSTQSAFDLHQAGRSYDYVITVCDPEAAERCPIYPGTVKRMHWPFKDPSSFTGSESERLEGTRIVMNEIKDRVQGFIQEYRADPDKAIQNN from the coding sequence ATGAAAAAATCCATACTTATCGTCTGCATTCACAACAGCGCACGCAGTCAGATGGCGGAAGAGTTCTTTCGGAAATTTGCCGGGGATATTTTCGAGGTGGAGAGCGCAGGAATCGAACCGGGGAAATTGAACCCCATGGTGGTGAAAGCGTTGAAAGATGAAGATATCCACATAGACGGGAAATCGACCCAGAGCGCTTTCGATCTTCACCAGGCCGGCAGGAGCTACGATTATGTGATCACCGTCTGTGATCCTGAAGCCGCCGAGCGCTGTCCCATCTACCCAGGTACAGTTAAGCGGATGCACTGGCCGTTCAAAGATCCGTCATCCTTCACCGGAAGTGAGAGCGAGCGGCTGGAAGGAACCAGGATTGTCATGAATGAAATCAAGGATCGGGTCCAGGGCTTCATCCAAGAATACCGGGCAGATCCGGACAAGGCGATTCAGAACAATTAG
- a CDS encoding DUF2784 domain-containing protein: MSQSLLHFLDRFFLIFHTVFVLFNLLGWMWKKTRKIHLITIGLTLFSWGILGFWYGFGYCFCTDWHWDVRRLLGNPPVHRSYIQFLVRELTGIDPPYRVTADVTLVIFILLILLTVWLNIRDSLDRKKRRASNAPGAGPDA, from the coding sequence ATGAGTCAGAGCCTGCTCCATTTCCTGGACCGCTTTTTCCTCATATTTCATACAGTGTTTGTGCTGTTTAATCTTTTGGGCTGGATGTGGAAAAAGACACGTAAAATCCATTTAATCACGATTGGTCTTACGCTTTTTTCCTGGGGTATTCTGGGCTTCTGGTACGGCTTCGGATATTGTTTCTGCACGGATTGGCACTGGGATGTGCGAAGGCTCCTCGGCAATCCTCCGGTGCACCGCTCGTACATCCAGTTTCTGGTTCGTGAATTGACGGGGATTGATCCTCCGTACCGCGTCACAGCAGATGTTACTCTGGTGATCTTTATTCTTCTGATATTGCTGACTGTCTGGCTGAATATTCGGGATTCACTGGATAGAAAAAAACGCAGAGCGTCCAATGCACCCGGCGCCGGGCCGGATGCATAG